The Gopherus evgoodei ecotype Sinaloan lineage unplaced genomic scaffold, rGopEvg1_v1.p scaffold_57_arrow_ctg1, whole genome shotgun sequence genome includes a region encoding these proteins:
- the TFE3 gene encoding transcription factor E3 isoform X1 codes for MSHRAGQGARDSDPQRAPPTVYVLLEGPRTAEAVQVLSLESLLPESGIVADIDLENVFSLVGDNFYELKSQPISGSPPAAPLQPPAPPAPGDPPGPSMSSSRVLLRQQLMRAQTQEQERREQQQAAQFLPPNSMPPTPAISVSSPLPRPSAQVPVEVLKVQTHLENPTRYHIQAAQRQQVKQYLSTTMGNKLAAQAVAGSSPGAPAHSPQAGSAPEPHSLPPRQQPASGPGSAPNSPMAMLHISSNSEKEIDDVIDEIISLESSYNDEMLNYMSVDGGLQLPSTLPVAGNLLEIYSSPGLTDPTVPVSNSCPADLPNIKTELSENEAKALMKERQKKDNHNLIERRRRFNINDRIKELGTLIPKSNDPEMRWNKGTILKASVDYIRKLQKEQQRSKEMELRQRKLEQANRSLQLRVQELEMQAQLHGLPLTSSAGLLPLGCSGEGAKPEGPGPPPFRGGPSCTPAPTSSAACLLDLAFPSEELGEAGLGFPLGLGVDGGLEDILMEDGGPLSPLGASDPLLSSLSPGASKGSSRRSSFSMEEDS; via the exons ATGTCGCatagggcggggcagggggcccgGGATTCCGACCCCCAGCGGGCCCCCCCGACCGTCTACGTCCTGCTGGAGGGACCCCGCACGGCCGAGGCCGTCCAGGTGCTGAG cctcgAGTCTTTGCTCCCCGAGTCGGGCATCGTCGCGGACATTGACTTAGAGAACGTCTTCTCCTTGGTCGGGGACAACTTCTACGAGCTCAAAAGCCAGCCCATCTCCGGGAG tCCCCCGGCCGCCCCCCTGCAGCCGCCGGCCCCCCCAGCACCGGGGGACCCCCCTGGCCCCAGCATGTCGTCATCACgggtgctgctgcggcagcagcTGATGCGGGCGCAGACTCAGGAGCAGGAGcggcgggagcagcagcaggcggcccagttcctgccccccaactccatgccccccaccccggccATCTCCgtcagcagccccctgccccgcccctccgcCCAGGTCCCGGTCGAGGTGCTCAAG GTCCAGACCCACCTGGAGAACCCGACCCGGTACCACATCCAGGCGGCCCAGCGGCAGCAGGTCAAGCAGTACCTCTCCACCACCATGGGCAACAAGCTGGCTGCCCAGGCCGTGGCCGGCTCCAGCCCCGGCGCCCCCGCCCACTCCCCCCAGGCTGGCTCGGCCCCCGAGCCCCACAGCCTGCCCCCCCGGCAGCAGCCCGCCTCGGGCCCCGGCAGCGCGCCCAACAGCCCCATGGCCATGCTGCACATCAGCTCCAACTCGGAGAAGGAG atcgATGATGTCATCGATGAGATCATCAGCCTGGAGTCCAGCTACAATGACGAGATGCTGAACTACATGTCTGTAGACGGggggctgcagctgcccagcacg CTGCCGGTGGCCGGGAACCTGCTGGAGATTTATAGCAGCCCGGGGCTCACGGACCCAACCGTTCCGGTCAGCAATTCCTGCCCCGCCGACCTGCCCAACATCAAGACAGAGTTGTCAG AGAATGAAGCCAAAGCGCTGATGAAGGAGAGGCAGAAAAAAGACAATCACAACCTGA TTGAAAGACGCAGACGTTTCAACATCAACGACCGAATCAAGGAGCTGGGAACCCTCATTCCCAAATCCAATGACCC ggAGATGCGCTGGAACAAAGGAACGATCCTGAAGGCCTCCGTGGATTACATCCGCAAGCTGCAGAAGGAGCAGCAGCGCTCCAAGGAGATGGAGCTGAGACAACGCAAGCTGGAGCAAGCAAACCGCAGCCTGCAGCTCCGGGTGCAG GAACTGGAGATGCAAGCCCAGCTGCACGGCTTGCCCCTCACCTCGtcggcagggctgctgcccctggGGTGCTCTGGGGAGGGCGCCAAGCCGGAAGGCCCTGGACCCCCTCCGTTCCGGGggggcccctcctgcaccccggcTCCCACCTCTTCCGCCGCCTGCCTCCTGGACCTGGCCTTCCCCtcggaggagctgggggaggccgggctgggcttccccctggggctgggggttgaTGGGGGCCTGGAGGACATTCTTATGGAGGATGGGGGGCCCCTGTCGCCCCTGGGGGCCTCCGACCCCCTGCTCTCGTCCCTCTCCCCCGGCGCCTCCAAAGGCTCCAGCCGCCGCAGCAGCTTCAGCATGGAGGAGGATTCCTGa
- the TFE3 gene encoding transcription factor E3 isoform X2, protein MSHRAGQGARDSDPQRAPPTVYVLLEGPRTAEAVQVLSLESLLPESGIVADIDLENVFSLVGDNFYELKSQPISGSPPAAPLQPPAPPAPGDPPGPSMSSSRVLLRQQLMRAQTQEQERREQQQAAQFLPPNSMPPTPAISVSSPLPRPSAQVPVEVLKVQTHLENPTRYHIQAAQRQQVKQYLSTTMGNKLAAQAVAGSSPGAPAHSPQAGSAPEPHSLPPRQQPASGPGSAPNSPMAMLHISSNSEKEIDDVIDEIISLESSYNDEMLNYMSVDGGLQLPSTLPVAGNLLEIYSSPGLTDPTVPVSNSCPADLPNIKTELSENEAKALMKERQKKDNHNLIERRRRFNINDRIKELGTLIPKSNDPARERTQASWLPAPLLLFCPQGDALEQRNDPEGLRGLHPQAAEGAAALQGDGAETTQAGASKPQPAAPGAGTGDASPAARLAPHLVGRAAAPGVLWGGRQAGRPWTPSVPGGPLLHPGSHLFRRLPPGPGLPLGGAGGGRAGLPPGAGG, encoded by the exons ATGTCGCatagggcggggcagggggcccgGGATTCCGACCCCCAGCGGGCCCCCCCGACCGTCTACGTCCTGCTGGAGGGACCCCGCACGGCCGAGGCCGTCCAGGTGCTGAG cctcgAGTCTTTGCTCCCCGAGTCGGGCATCGTCGCGGACATTGACTTAGAGAACGTCTTCTCCTTGGTCGGGGACAACTTCTACGAGCTCAAAAGCCAGCCCATCTCCGGGAG tCCCCCGGCCGCCCCCCTGCAGCCGCCGGCCCCCCCAGCACCGGGGGACCCCCCTGGCCCCAGCATGTCGTCATCACgggtgctgctgcggcagcagcTGATGCGGGCGCAGACTCAGGAGCAGGAGcggcgggagcagcagcaggcggcccagttcctgccccccaactccatgccccccaccccggccATCTCCgtcagcagccccctgccccgcccctccgcCCAGGTCCCGGTCGAGGTGCTCAAG GTCCAGACCCACCTGGAGAACCCGACCCGGTACCACATCCAGGCGGCCCAGCGGCAGCAGGTCAAGCAGTACCTCTCCACCACCATGGGCAACAAGCTGGCTGCCCAGGCCGTGGCCGGCTCCAGCCCCGGCGCCCCCGCCCACTCCCCCCAGGCTGGCTCGGCCCCCGAGCCCCACAGCCTGCCCCCCCGGCAGCAGCCCGCCTCGGGCCCCGGCAGCGCGCCCAACAGCCCCATGGCCATGCTGCACATCAGCTCCAACTCGGAGAAGGAG atcgATGATGTCATCGATGAGATCATCAGCCTGGAGTCCAGCTACAATGACGAGATGCTGAACTACATGTCTGTAGACGGggggctgcagctgcccagcacg CTGCCGGTGGCCGGGAACCTGCTGGAGATTTATAGCAGCCCGGGGCTCACGGACCCAACCGTTCCGGTCAGCAATTCCTGCCCCGCCGACCTGCCCAACATCAAGACAGAGTTGTCAG AGAATGAAGCCAAAGCGCTGATGAAGGAGAGGCAGAAAAAAGACAATCACAACCTGA TTGAAAGACGCAGACGTTTCAACATCAACGACCGAATCAAGGAGCTGGGAACCCTCATTCCCAAATCCAATGACCC agccagggagagaacccaggcgtcctggctcccagcccccctgctccttttctgcccccagggAGATGCGCTGGAACAAAGGAACGATCCTGAAGGCCTCCGTGGATTACATCCGCAAGCTGCAGAAGGAGCAGCAGCGCTCCAAGGAGATGGAGCTGAGACAACGCAAGCTGGAGCAAGCAAACCGCAGCCTGCAGCTCCGGGTGCAG GAACTGGAGATGCAAGCCCAGCTGCACGGCTTGCCCCTCACCTCGtcggcagggctgctgcccctggGGTGCTCTGGGGAGGGCGCCAAGCCGGAAGGCCCTGGACCCCCTCCGTTCCGGGggggcccctcctgcaccccggcTCCCACCTCTTCCGCCGCCTGCCTCCTGGACCTGGCCTTCCCCtcggaggagctgggggaggccgggctgggcttccccctggggctgggggttga